The following proteins are encoded in a genomic region of Labeo rohita strain BAU-BD-2019 chromosome 5, IGBB_LRoh.1.0, whole genome shotgun sequence:
- the atp6v1g1 gene encoding V-type proton ATPase subunit G 1, giving the protein MASQSQGIQQLLQAEKRAAEKVAEARKRKNRRLKQAKEEAQAEIEQYRLQREKEFKTKEAAALGSHGNSAVEVDKETVDKMSRIQSSYQQNKEAVLANLLKMVCDIKPEIHANYRVAG; this is encoded by the exons ATGGCGAGCCAGTCTCAGGGCATCCAGCAGCTGCTGCAGGCTGAGAAACGAGCCGCAGAAAAGGTCGCAGAAGCCCGTAAAA ggaAGAATCGTCGTCTGAAGCAAGCCAAAGAGGAGGCACAGGCCGAGATTGAGCAGTACCGTCTGCAAAGGGAGAAAGAGTTTAAGACAAAGGAAGCTGCG GCACTAGGCTCCCATGGAAACTCTGCTGTAGAGGTGGATAAGGAGACTGTGGATAAGATGAGCCGCATCCAGAGCAGCTATCAGCAGAACAAGGAAGCTGTGCTTGCAAACCTGCTGAAGATGGTGTGCGACATCAAGCCAGAGATCCACGCCAACTACCGCGTCGCTGGATAA